From the Bdellovibrio sp. ArHS genome, one window contains:
- the rplM gene encoding 50S ribosomal protein L13, which translates to MKTFNAKADEVERKWWIVDAADQKVGRVATTVANILRGKNKPIFTPNVDTGDFVVVINTDKMELSGTKWDDKKYYRHSRFFGSLKEMTAAQAKEKDSTFIIHEAVRGMLPTNKLSRQVIMKMKAYTGAEHPHAAQKPALYTLPSKK; encoded by the coding sequence ATGAAAACTTTCAATGCAAAAGCAGATGAAGTTGAAAGAAAATGGTGGATCGTTGATGCCGCTGACCAAAAGGTCGGTCGTGTAGCGACAACTGTTGCAAACATTCTTCGTGGAAAGAATAAACCTATTTTCACTCCTAACGTTGATACTGGCGACTTCGTTGTCGTTATCAACACGGACAAAATGGAACTTTCTGGAACAAAATGGGATGACAAAAAATACTACCGTCACTCTCGTTTCTTCGGTTCTTTGAAAGAGATGACTGCAGCTCAAGCGAAAGAGAAAGATTCAACTTTCATCATTCACGAAGCTGTTCGCGGAATGCTTCCTACAAACAAGCTTTCTCGCCAAGTTATCATGAAAATGAAGGCATACACTGGTGCTGAGCATCCTCATGCTGCTCAAAAGCCAGCTCTTTACACACTTCCTTCTAAGAAGTAA
- a CDS encoding immunoglobulin domain-containing protein encodes MNTRILKKIRKFRVFSGLLIMSLTVLSFQNCAPAPMEEKTEGSTSSSSTSKDSTSIWNSRPSSGGNNGVSIGGGSGGSSGSGGSVGVGSGSGGNSGSGGGSIGVGGGGASGSGSGGGVGTGGGGTPSQTGFRIAKQPEGVTVVEGGDINLEVVATGGVQPYTYQWYKDSKAMTGVWGTYSFISDSATSYTKEGTYYVVVKDASGKSVQSVLARVSITEPAVGCTAGSYFTFTEASYDAAYGYFPEYFDGPRGKFLLHSSYDTLNFLYNNRSFTKLSDYNVPSTLSYLQQTFVSCRTTIPRIHSPQPNPSYQYEWGVDRYADNGYWNYHGRITFECRNKKLKLVSNTCQWVQDPNYNSGGGGGGGN; translated from the coding sequence ATGAACACGCGTATTCTCAAAAAGATCCGCAAATTTCGCGTATTCTCTGGTCTTTTGATCATGTCCCTCACAGTTCTTTCATTCCAGAACTGTGCCCCTGCTCCTATGGAAGAAAAAACCGAAGGCTCTACTTCTAGTTCTTCGACCAGCAAAGATTCGACCTCTATTTGGAATTCTCGTCCTTCAAGCGGTGGGAATAATGGCGTCTCTATTGGCGGCGGCAGTGGCGGTTCTTCCGGAAGCGGTGGTTCGGTGGGAGTGGGTTCTGGATCTGGCGGCAACTCCGGATCTGGCGGCGGCAGCATCGGTGTCGGTGGTGGCGGCGCTTCAGGCAGCGGTTCTGGGGGCGGCGTCGGCACGGGAGGCGGAGGAACACCCAGCCAAACAGGTTTTCGAATTGCAAAACAACCCGAGGGAGTCACGGTCGTCGAAGGTGGCGACATCAATCTTGAAGTCGTCGCTACCGGTGGTGTGCAACCCTACACTTATCAATGGTACAAAGACAGCAAAGCGATGACCGGTGTTTGGGGTACTTATAGTTTTATTAGCGATAGTGCCACCAGCTATACCAAAGAAGGCACCTACTACGTCGTCGTCAAAGATGCTTCAGGCAAAAGCGTGCAGAGTGTTTTAGCGCGCGTTTCAATTACCGAACCCGCGGTTGGTTGCACGGCCGGCTCTTACTTTACCTTTACAGAGGCATCCTATGATGCGGCTTATGGATATTTTCCAGAATACTTCGATGGACCGCGCGGAAAATTTCTGCTTCATTCCAGCTACGACACTTTGAATTTCCTTTACAACAATCGAAGCTTCACAAAACTTTCCGACTATAACGTCCCGTCAACATTGTCGTACCTGCAACAGACATTTGTCTCTTGCCGCACAACGATTCCTCGCATTCACTCACCCCAACCCAACCCTTCGTATCAGTATGAATGGGGTGTCGATCGTTATGCTGACAATGGTTACTGGAACTATCATGGCCGTATTACTTTTGAATGTCGTAATAAGAAATTGAAATTGGTCTCAAATACCTGCCAATGGGTTCAAGACCCGAACTACAATAGTGGTGGTGGCGGCGGAGGCGGGAACTAA
- a CDS encoding ABC transporter substrate-binding protein — MLKLSLQFFVTFLVFFWGSPEPQAKTDQQLAVINVGTSEIPPYFSASMKKGGALGYSLEKIFAQIGYKPVVHYVSWNRAKIMAEKGEIDCYAPTINNDLLPGFKFFQTASKVPWVIIQRKKNPIEWQNLNDLYKYKVGRVLGYYLRDEERKIYTHGVDVQNTTDNSKNLLMVATGRIDYAVIDPVVFSFLVQTDPTLIPHKDKLEINKRPLSYSDYGIAIRDTEKLNTLKKHFLNPQTIEKLNGYATEYLKNKNYVQNFKLQAK, encoded by the coding sequence TTGTTGAAATTAAGTCTTCAGTTCTTCGTAACTTTCCTTGTCTTTTTCTGGGGCTCGCCAGAACCCCAGGCTAAGACGGACCAACAACTGGCTGTCATCAATGTTGGTACATCTGAGATTCCTCCCTATTTCAGCGCCTCCATGAAAAAAGGCGGAGCTCTTGGTTATTCTCTAGAAAAAATATTTGCGCAAATTGGCTACAAACCAGTGGTGCACTATGTGTCCTGGAACAGGGCCAAAATCATGGCGGAAAAAGGGGAAATCGACTGCTACGCGCCGACAATAAACAATGACCTCTTACCCGGGTTTAAGTTTTTTCAGACGGCCTCAAAGGTGCCTTGGGTGATCATTCAACGTAAAAAAAATCCAATTGAATGGCAAAACCTGAACGATCTCTACAAATACAAAGTAGGCCGAGTCCTGGGCTACTACTTACGTGATGAGGAACGAAAAATCTATACCCACGGTGTGGATGTGCAAAACACAACGGACAATTCTAAAAATCTTCTCATGGTGGCGACGGGGCGTATCGATTACGCCGTTATTGATCCGGTTGTTTTTTCCTTCCTAGTACAGACCGATCCTACTCTGATTCCTCACAAGGATAAGTTGGAAATCAACAAGCGTCCCCTAAGCTATTCAGATTATGGTATTGCTATTCGAGACACCGAAAAGCTCAACACCCTTAAGAAGCATTTTCTGAATCCGCAGACTATTGAAAAGCTTAATGGGTACGCGACGGAGTATCTTAAGAACAAAAATTACGTGCAGAATTTCAAATTACAAGCGAAGTAA
- the truA gene encoding tRNA pseudouridine(38-40) synthase TruA, with product MLTKVKFTVAYDGTGFCGWQKQKQEDQISVAHVIEKALEKVFAEKITLFASGRTDAGVHALNQVCHFSTHRKIDPAKKWDLCWALNSQLPASIVVKKAWIAPQEFHATLSATHKTYRYLLLNRPRPSAHLSRYMAWERRPIDIHHLISSSEFLLGNHDFKSFQSVGTPVQDTVREIYQADWEWRRPDVLQFTVTGSGFLKQMVRNIVGTSLMLERKHLEPLEMERILSLKDRRQAGPPAPAEGLYLMKVYYPQDLDNGCIEL from the coding sequence ATGTTGACGAAAGTGAAATTCACCGTGGCCTACGATGGCACGGGATTCTGCGGCTGGCAGAAGCAAAAGCAAGAAGATCAGATTTCCGTGGCCCATGTTATTGAAAAGGCCCTGGAAAAGGTTTTTGCTGAAAAGATCACCCTTTTTGCATCTGGACGCACGGATGCGGGGGTTCATGCTCTGAACCAAGTCTGCCACTTTTCTACGCATCGCAAGATCGATCCGGCTAAGAAGTGGGACCTTTGCTGGGCCCTGAATTCTCAACTTCCAGCCTCCATCGTGGTCAAAAAGGCCTGGATTGCGCCCCAGGAATTCCATGCGACGTTGTCGGCAACTCACAAGACTTATCGCTATCTTCTTTTAAACCGACCGCGACCTAGCGCTCATTTAAGTCGGTATATGGCTTGGGAGCGTCGGCCCATCGATATTCATCATTTGATCTCGAGTTCTGAATTTCTTTTGGGAAATCATGACTTTAAGAGCTTTCAATCGGTGGGGACTCCGGTTCAGGACACGGTTCGCGAGATCTATCAGGCTGATTGGGAATGGCGCCGTCCCGACGTCCTTCAGTTCACGGTGACTGGCAGTGGGTTTCTAAAGCAGATGGTACGAAACATCGTGGGAACGTCTCTTATGCTGGAGCGTAAACACCTGGAACCACTGGAAATGGAACGTATTTTAAGTCTGAAAGACCGTCGCCAAGCTGGTCCCCCAGCCCCTGCGGAAGGCCTTTATTTAATGAAGGTTTATTATCCCCAGGACCTTGACAATGGGTGTATAGAACTTTAA
- a CDS encoding CFI-box-CTERM domain-containing protein, translated as MKLSVFTAASIFLFSLSSHATMTLNSISGDSNRDLSDPAKPIIYAGFNPATPCTGDGAFTCDSCTGTSAGGKIFSCNKTSAYPNLRLVIQMTSTNTTGTVYAKLGDTDVSSTLPWTFDSGVLTFQATWSEICQAAGAGNCTSNFNKDLVVGINTSSGGSATTDSATFRLNVRVTEADASDTFYTDCNSAEVAENQGFCHFNVFPGDEKLYVENLVYSAGYPASPAPGVEYRSVVFFYEPFVTDDNTTISSISNASAMFELPVNRSADPPIVDDRVDGLLNGQRYCMVMANMDMTGNISFFTPIPGTPGSPVTASELCGTPAAVVGLLDDKSCFIATAAFGSQMAPEVESFREFRNKYLLPNAWGKAFVKFYYKHSPYYANLIAESEVAKAAVRVGLWPLLLFARASVALGFWTAFALLSFGVLAIYGLYRHLLVARRFRGEL; from the coding sequence ATGAAGCTTTCTGTATTCACGGCAGCCAGCATTTTTCTTTTTTCTTTGAGCAGTCATGCGACCATGACTTTGAACTCTATTTCTGGCGACTCTAACCGTGATCTTTCCGACCCCGCGAAGCCGATTATCTATGCGGGATTCAATCCGGCGACACCTTGTACGGGTGATGGCGCGTTTACTTGTGACAGCTGCACGGGAACATCTGCCGGTGGGAAGATTTTTTCGTGCAATAAAACCAGCGCTTATCCAAATCTTCGCCTAGTCATCCAGATGACCTCGACGAACACCACAGGAACGGTCTATGCAAAGCTCGGCGATACCGATGTGAGTTCGACGCTGCCTTGGACTTTCGATAGCGGTGTTCTGACTTTTCAGGCCACCTGGTCTGAAATCTGCCAGGCGGCCGGTGCTGGCAACTGTACTAGTAACTTCAATAAAGATCTTGTCGTGGGGATCAATACTTCCTCTGGCGGTTCCGCAACCACGGATTCAGCGACGTTTCGACTGAATGTGCGTGTTACAGAAGCTGATGCCTCTGACACTTTTTATACGGATTGTAACTCAGCTGAAGTAGCGGAAAATCAGGGTTTCTGTCACTTCAATGTTTTCCCGGGAGATGAAAAACTATATGTAGAAAATCTGGTTTACTCTGCGGGGTATCCGGCGTCTCCCGCTCCCGGGGTGGAATATCGTTCGGTTGTGTTCTTTTATGAGCCTTTTGTCACAGACGACAACACCACGATTTCAAGTATCAGCAATGCGTCTGCGATGTTTGAACTCCCAGTAAATCGTTCGGCCGATCCACCTATCGTAGACGATCGTGTTGATGGATTGCTCAATGGTCAGCGCTACTGCATGGTCATGGCAAATATGGACATGACGGGTAATATCTCTTTTTTCACTCCCATTCCGGGAACCCCAGGTTCACCGGTTACGGCTTCAGAACTTTGCGGAACTCCCGCCGCGGTCGTTGGGTTGTTGGATGATAAAAGTTGTTTCATCGCTACGGCGGCTTTCGGCAGTCAAATGGCCCCTGAAGTGGAAAGCTTCCGTGAATTTCGTAACAAATATCTTTTGCCCAACGCTTGGGGAAAGGCCTTTGTAAAATTCTACTATAAGCACAGTCCATACTACGCCAATCTGATCGCTGAAAGTGAAGTGGCTAAAGCCGCAGTTCGAGTTGGCTTGTGGCCTTTACTTCTTTTTGCCCGTGCCAGTGTTGCTTTGGGATTCTGGACGGCCTTTGCCCTTCTTTCTTTCGGTGTGCTGGCAATATACGGACTTTATCGCCATCTGCTTGTAGCTCGCCGGTTCCGAGGTGAGCTGTGA
- the rpsI gene encoding 30S ribosomal protein S9 yields the protein MAAADKFYYATGRRKTSSARVFLKPGKGNITINGKKSDDYLSRMQSRMVIVQPLDLLGQLGKFDAKITVSGGGESGQAGAIRLGITRALIAFNAEFKGTLKKAGFVMRDPRMVERKKYGKAGARRRFQYSKR from the coding sequence ATGGCAGCAGCAGATAAATTCTATTATGCAACTGGAAGAAGAAAAACGAGCTCTGCGCGCGTTTTCTTGAAGCCTGGTAAAGGCAACATCACAATCAACGGAAAAAAATCTGATGATTATTTGAGCCGTATGCAATCACGCATGGTGATCGTACAGCCTCTTGATCTATTGGGCCAACTTGGCAAGTTCGACGCTAAAATCACTGTTTCTGGTGGTGGTGAGTCTGGACAAGCTGGTGCAATCCGTTTGGGTATCACTCGCGCGTTGATCGCTTTCAATGCAGAGTTCAAAGGAACTCTTAAGAAAGCTGGATTCGTTATGCGTGATCCTCGTATGGTTGAGCGTAAAAAATACGGTAAAGCCGGCGCTCGTCGTAGATTCCAATACTCTAAACGTTAA
- a CDS encoding hybrid sensor histidine kinase/response regulator gives MKKTLTLVHIFLLNQLATTLVLLLVIGVYGTHLFISEQRSIRERMEPSLSREVERTNNEIASLEANVLRLKSIVDLFEVMPASLRVEKFRNFAALTIAPHSTQFNAYFALGPDLAKKYFGKSSYVYVVLRDYSLFANTRYNDPQYFIHEEFLAPGYNTDPDMQWWHMNEKNMGINFSDFYFDKGYMEKVMFSTTTGTYKDGKLMAVVGIDTLAGDIAHRLGAFRMGETGGVIIVDNHGRPVLPLIARDLPLIDYTYLRAFTRDEFKKMPALSQKFFNIQGAKLQDFSGADGKTYITYAKPIKGRPWHMVIFQEKSEAYAGLYFRMFFFGFVTLAAYFLLTLTVWLTGKYVVNQDKAVLKELRESRDKAEAATKIKSLFLSTMSHEIRTPLNSMLGSSELLAETSLTLEQNELLRSLQSSGETLLSMLNNILDFSKFESGRMQLEKREFLLSDLVREVEALVSTSVFRKGLQFYFHGPEQDRWIIGDSLRLKQVLMNLLGNAVKFTDRGSIELTVQPYPGKDPQSEYFLFEVKDTGVGIAKENLKKIFDEFGQEDSSVTRRFGGTGLGLSISKKIVNEMGGELHCESERFLGSRFYFSVQMQSRQAEAWNVRWTTKMSSALPKEVPKTETDSVFRILIVDDMEENHTLLKAYIRKLDNIHADSAFTGYECLEKWERNRYDLIFMDVQMPEMSGLDTIRKLRDLERIEGRRRTPVIVVSANSFAEDIEKSLAAGADNHAGKPVRKQTVIELVQKYCVSKEETSPVNS, from the coding sequence ATGAAGAAAACGCTGACTCTTGTGCATATATTTCTGTTAAATCAGCTGGCAACGACTCTAGTCTTGTTGCTAGTGATCGGTGTTTATGGAACTCATTTGTTTATTTCTGAGCAACGCTCGATTCGCGAACGAATGGAACCATCGCTAAGCCGCGAAGTTGAAAGAACCAACAATGAGATCGCCAGTCTTGAAGCTAATGTGTTACGGCTTAAAAGTATCGTCGATCTTTTCGAAGTGATGCCTGCTTCTTTGCGCGTGGAAAAGTTTCGCAACTTCGCTGCATTGACAATTGCCCCTCACTCAACTCAGTTTAATGCCTATTTTGCTTTGGGACCGGATCTTGCGAAGAAGTATTTCGGAAAAAGTTCATATGTTTACGTGGTATTGCGAGACTATTCGCTTTTTGCCAACACCCGCTACAATGATCCGCAGTATTTTATTCATGAGGAGTTTTTAGCTCCTGGCTACAACACTGATCCTGATATGCAATGGTGGCACATGAATGAAAAAAACATGGGTATCAACTTTTCCGATTTTTATTTCGACAAGGGTTACATGGAAAAGGTGATGTTCAGCACGACCACGGGAACCTACAAAGACGGTAAACTGATGGCCGTTGTTGGGATAGATACTTTAGCCGGAGATATCGCTCACCGTTTGGGAGCTTTTCGCATGGGAGAGACCGGTGGTGTCATCATCGTAGATAACCACGGACGACCGGTTTTGCCGTTGATTGCCCGCGATTTGCCGTTAATCGATTATACATATTTGCGCGCATTCACTCGTGATGAATTTAAAAAAATGCCGGCGCTCTCGCAGAAGTTCTTCAATATTCAAGGGGCAAAGCTGCAGGACTTTTCAGGTGCTGATGGCAAGACCTATATCACTTATGCGAAGCCCATCAAGGGGCGGCCTTGGCACATGGTTATTTTTCAGGAAAAGTCTGAAGCCTATGCGGGCTTATACTTTCGAATGTTTTTCTTTGGATTCGTGACTCTTGCCGCGTATTTTTTGTTAACCCTGACGGTATGGTTGACAGGTAAGTATGTGGTTAATCAGGACAAAGCTGTTTTGAAAGAGCTTCGGGAATCGCGGGATAAGGCGGAAGCGGCAACTAAAATCAAGTCTCTGTTTCTATCCACTATGAGCCATGAAATTCGCACGCCGCTGAACTCGATGTTGGGCTCGTCCGAACTTTTGGCAGAAACATCTTTGACGTTAGAACAAAATGAACTTCTAAGATCTTTGCAAAGTTCCGGCGAGACCCTTCTTAGTATGCTCAATAACATTCTGGATTTTTCAAAATTTGAATCCGGTCGTATGCAGTTGGAAAAGAGAGAATTTTTGCTGAGTGATCTGGTGCGAGAGGTGGAAGCGCTTGTCTCCACATCGGTCTTTAGGAAGGGCTTGCAATTCTACTTTCATGGACCTGAACAGGATCGTTGGATCATTGGCGATTCATTGCGCTTAAAACAGGTTCTAATGAATCTTTTAGGTAATGCCGTGAAATTCACGGATCGGGGTAGTATTGAACTCACGGTGCAGCCGTATCCGGGCAAAGATCCGCAATCGGAATATTTTCTTTTTGAGGTGAAAGACACGGGCGTAGGCATTGCGAAAGAAAATTTGAAAAAAATATTTGATGAATTTGGGCAGGAAGACTCGTCTGTGACTCGTCGCTTTGGTGGAACTGGGCTTGGTCTAAGTATTTCCAAGAAAATAGTGAATGAGATGGGCGGAGAACTTCATTGCGAAAGCGAACGCTTCTTGGGGTCACGGTTCTACTTTTCGGTCCAGATGCAAAGTCGTCAGGCAGAAGCTTGGAATGTCAGATGGACGACAAAAATGAGTTCGGCACTGCCTAAAGAAGTTCCGAAGACAGAAACAGACAGTGTTTTTCGTATTCTAATCGTCGATGATATGGAAGAAAATCACACCCTTCTTAAAGCTTACATTCGCAAGCTCGATAATATTCATGCTGACTCTGCTTTTACCGGATATGAGTGCCTAGAAAAGTGGGAACGCAATAGATATGATTTGATCTTTATGGACGTCCAGATGCCTGAGATGTCAGGTCTTGATACGATCCGCAAGCTGCGTGACCTAGAGCGTATTGAAGGACGAAGAAGAACACCCGTGATTGTTGTATCTGCAAACAGTTTTGCGGAAGATATCGAGAAGAGTCTGGCGGCTGGTGCCGACAACCACGCGGGTAAGCCTGTTCGCAAGCAAACGGTGATAGAGCTCGTGCAAAAGTACTGTGTCTCCAAGGAAGAAACGTCCCCTGTGAACTCCTAA
- the pssA gene encoding CDP-diacylglycerol--serine O-phosphatidyltransferase: MVDTHLEKIDSEDARAQRLAMYIYILPNLMTTGNLFSGFFAVIQSIKGNYLYAAYAIVVAAVFDQLDGRLARLTRSTSKFGAEYDSLCDLVSFGMAPGVLLFLWALQPFGRLGWVACFLFVACGALRLARFNVQANVVEKNYFQGLPIPMAAGIVASSVLAFQDLELEPLGNYGLLIMTILLALVMVSNFRFRSFKDLDLKERLPFRYLILGVGVLVIVALRPEVMLFVLFMGYAALGAVFGVFKLGKNIRKIKPSVYAPAQVHESDLVLEEEEEEAKKDEKKT; the protein is encoded by the coding sequence ATGGTAGATACTCATCTAGAAAAAATTGATTCCGAAGATGCCAGAGCACAGCGCTTGGCAATGTACATTTATATTCTTCCTAACTTGATGACCACAGGAAACTTGTTCTCTGGTTTCTTCGCAGTGATCCAATCTATCAAGGGAAATTATCTTTACGCCGCTTATGCAATTGTCGTCGCCGCTGTTTTTGACCAGTTGGATGGGCGCTTGGCTCGTTTGACTCGCTCTACAAGTAAGTTTGGAGCTGAATACGATTCACTGTGCGACCTTGTCAGTTTTGGTATGGCTCCGGGTGTTTTGTTGTTCTTATGGGCGCTTCAGCCTTTCGGACGCTTAGGCTGGGTTGCTTGTTTCCTTTTTGTGGCCTGCGGAGCCCTTCGTTTGGCCCGCTTTAATGTTCAAGCCAATGTTGTTGAAAAAAACTATTTCCAAGGTTTACCAATCCCTATGGCGGCGGGTATCGTGGCGTCTTCAGTTCTAGCGTTCCAAGACTTGGAGCTGGAACCATTGGGCAACTATGGTCTTTTGATCATGACGATTCTTTTGGCTCTTGTAATGGTTAGTAACTTCCGCTTCCGTAGCTTTAAGGATTTGGATCTTAAAGAGCGTCTTCCATTCCGTTACCTTATCCTAGGTGTCGGTGTTTTAGTGATCGTCGCTCTTCGCCCGGAAGTCATGTTGTTCGTGCTTTTCATGGGTTATGCCGCTTTGGGCGCCGTTTTTGGTGTCTTCAAGTTGGGAAAGAACATTCGTAAGATCAAGCCTAGTGTGTATGCTCCCGCGCAAGTGCATGAGAGCGACTTAGTCCTCGAAGAAGAGGAAGAAGAGGCGAAGAAAGATGAAAAGAAAACTTAA
- a CDS encoding biopolymer transporter ExbD produces the protein MAFKDGGNDNEAIADINVVPLVDIILVVLIIFMVTAPMFMKPTINVNLPKAASGDQTAPSKLNIALTADGRINLNGSFVSEAEVQAKAQEEVAKNADVQAIISADKDVPHGKVVGVLDIVKGSGVKKFAISIDKK, from the coding sequence ATGGCATTCAAAGACGGTGGAAATGATAACGAAGCCATAGCGGATATCAACGTCGTTCCGCTCGTGGATATCATCTTGGTGGTTCTGATCATCTTTATGGTGACAGCCCCGATGTTTATGAAGCCCACGATCAACGTGAATCTGCCTAAGGCTGCTAGCGGAGACCAAACGGCTCCTAGCAAATTGAATATTGCCTTGACCGCCGACGGCAGAATTAATCTTAACGGATCTTTTGTCAGTGAGGCTGAGGTGCAAGCCAAAGCGCAAGAGGAAGTGGCGAAGAATGCCGATGTGCAAGCCATTATTTCTGCGGATAAAGATGTTCCGCACGGAAAAGTGGTCGGAGTTCTTGATATCGTCAAGGGTTCCGGTGTGAAGAAGTTTGCGATCAGTATCGATAAAAAATAG
- a CDS encoding L,D-transpeptidase family protein has translation MKKLILFAGLFLTSLSFAQTRYCDDIQRVDNFPRLNSDQFKRFGLDKKNKIDRILVSKDRKELYLLSKDVVVKTYQVAFGLVPEGHKQFEGDSKTPEGLYYIDGKNPKSAYYLSLHVSYPNKQDVEYAKSKGKSAGGDIMIHGFPNAKARPDFNRFVGIIHPSNWTAGCIAVTDQEIYEIYNLVQQGTAIEICKMTPKPQKPSQPEDPAQSDDK, from the coding sequence ATGAAAAAACTAATTCTATTTGCCGGACTTTTTCTTACTTCGTTGTCTTTCGCTCAAACTCGTTACTGTGATGACATCCAGCGGGTTGATAACTTTCCACGCTTGAATTCAGACCAATTCAAACGTTTTGGTTTGGATAAGAAGAACAAGATCGACCGTATTCTTGTCAGCAAGGACCGCAAAGAACTTTATCTTCTTAGCAAAGACGTTGTAGTTAAAACTTATCAGGTGGCATTCGGACTTGTTCCGGAAGGACACAAACAATTCGAGGGCGACAGCAAAACACCCGAAGGCCTTTACTACATCGACGGGAAGAATCCGAAAAGTGCGTACTATCTTTCTTTGCATGTATCTTATCCCAATAAACAAGATGTTGAATATGCTAAGTCAAAAGGGAAGTCGGCGGGTGGAGATATCATGATTCACGGCTTTCCAAATGCGAAGGCACGTCCAGATTTCAATAGATTCGTAGGGATCATCCATCCAAGCAATTGGACCGCGGGCTGTATCGCGGTGACCGACCAGGAAATTTATGAAATCTACAATCTCGTTCAGCAGGGAACGGCCATTGAGATTTGTAAGATGACTCCGAAACCGCAGAAGCCATCGCAACCCGAAGACCCGGCTCAATCAGACGATAAATAA
- a CDS encoding aspartate-semialdehyde dehydrogenase has protein sequence MKRKLKVGVVGATGMVGQTFMNILEERRFPIEELRPFASENSLGKKIDLQGASWPVQVLKEGCFDGLDLVFFSSGDDISKEWAPKAVQAGAFAVDNSAAFRMDPNTVLVVPEVNGHLVSKESKPQIIANPNCSTIQLVVALKPLLDKFGLEEVRVSTYQAVSGAGQGGYDELMEQTSNHKNDPQPKTFPHTILFNCIPQIGSFNDDGYCSEEVKIMNETRKILGQDKLKVSAFTVRIPALNAHSESVWVTLNKEVSRDHMMATLSEFKGIVLQDDPKKGVYPLARDVSGKDPVYVGRVHRDPENPKMWLMWVVSDNIRKGAALNGIQIAEQIFFS, from the coding sequence ATGAAAAGAAAACTTAAAGTTGGTGTTGTTGGCGCGACCGGAATGGTCGGCCAGACATTCATGAATATTCTTGAAGAGCGCCGTTTTCCAATTGAGGAACTGCGCCCTTTCGCATCTGAGAACTCGTTAGGAAAAAAAATCGACTTGCAGGGGGCATCTTGGCCAGTGCAAGTTCTTAAAGAAGGCTGCTTTGATGGTCTTGATTTGGTGTTCTTTTCCTCCGGTGACGACATTTCTAAAGAGTGGGCTCCCAAAGCCGTGCAAGCAGGAGCTTTCGCTGTCGATAACTCTGCTGCATTTCGTATGGACCCAAACACTGTTTTGGTAGTTCCGGAAGTGAACGGTCATCTGGTATCTAAAGAATCTAAGCCGCAAATTATCGCAAATCCGAATTGTTCGACGATTCAGTTGGTTGTCGCTCTGAAACCTCTTTTGGATAAATTTGGCCTGGAAGAAGTTCGCGTGAGCACTTATCAGGCAGTCAGTGGCGCTGGTCAGGGTGGTTATGATGAGTTGATGGAGCAAACCTCCAATCATAAAAACGATCCTCAGCCAAAAACTTTTCCTCATACCATTCTCTTTAACTGCATTCCGCAAATTGGCTCCTTTAATGACGATGGGTATTGCAGCGAAGAAGTGAAGATTATGAACGAAACCCGCAAGATTCTGGGGCAGGATAAACTGAAAGTGTCCGCGTTTACGGTGCGTATTCCTGCACTGAATGCTCATAGCGAATCTGTTTGGGTGACCTTAAACAAGGAAGTCAGTCGCGACCATATGATGGCGACGCTTTCAGAGTTCAAAGGTATCGTTCTTCAGGATGACCCTAAAAAAGGTGTTTATCCGTTGGCCCGCGATGTCTCTGGTAAGGACCCGGTTTACGTCGGTCGAGTCCACCGTGACCCCGAAAATCCAAAAATGTGGTTGATGTGGGTTGTTTCCGACAACATCCGGAAGGGTGCCGCCCTCAACGGGATTCAAATAGCTGAACAGATCTTCTTCAGCTAA